From a single Solanum dulcamara chromosome 4, daSolDulc1.2, whole genome shotgun sequence genomic region:
- the LOC129884658 gene encoding uncharacterized protein LOC129884658: MEGIEHRTLNVNGINMHVAEKGKGPVVLFLHGFPELWYTWRHQMVAFSDLGYRSVAPDLRGYGDTDAPKEVASYTCFHVVGDLVALIESLGVESVFLVAHDWGAMIGWYLCLFRPDLVMAYVCLTVPFRPRHPKMKPIPTMRAFLGDDYYMCRFQDPGMEDEIARYGSEAVLKKILTDRKPGPPCLPKENPFGISPDDKLPLWLSQDELNYYSTKFDQKGFTGGLNYYRALDLNWELTAPWTWVKVNVPVKFVVGDLDVVYTTPGMKEYIHGGGFKKDVPMLEDVVVLEGAAHFINQERVQETNSHIHDFIKKF; encoded by the exons atggaaggcATCGAGCACAGAACATTGAACGTTAATGGCATCAACATGCACGTAGCTGAAAAGGGCAAAGGCCCCGTAGTACTCTTCCTCCACGGTTTCCCTGAGCTTTGGTACACGTGGCGCCACCAAATGGTAGCCTTCTCTGATTTAGGCTACCGATCGGTGGCGCCCGATTTACGTGGCTACGGGGACACGGATGCGCCCAAGGAAGTTGCGAGCTACACTTGTTTTCACGTAGTGGGGGATTTGGTAGCGCTTATTGAATCGTTAGGAGTGGAGAGCGTGTTTTTAGTGGCCCATGATTGGGGTGCCATGATAGGTTGGTACTTGTGTTTGTTTAGACCTGATTTGGTGATGGCATATGTTTGTCTTACTGTGCCTTTTAGGCCAAGGCATCCTAAAATGAAGCCAATTCCTACCATGAGAGCTTTCCTTGGAGATGATTACTACATGTGCAGATTCCAG GACCCTGGCATGGAAGATGAGATAGCCAGATACGGCAGTGAAGCGGTACTGAAAAAGATATTAACAGATAGAAAACCAGGACCACCTTGCTTGCCCAAGGAGAACCCCTTTGGCATTTCCCCTGATGATAAGCTGCCTTTATGGCTTTCTCAAGATGAACTCAACTACTATTCTACCAAATTTGACCAAAAGGGCTTCACTGGAGGACTAAACTACTACCGCGCCCTCGATTT GAACTGGGAGCTGACAGCGCCATGGACATGGGTAAAAGTGAATGTCCCAGTGAAATTCGTGGTAGGTGATTTGGATGTGGTGTATACAACACCAGGAATGAAAGAGTATATACATGGAGGAGGTTTCAAGAAAGATGTGCCGATGCTGGAGGATGTTGTTGTGCTGGAGGGAGCTGCccatttcattaatcaagaaagAGTTCAAGAGACAAACTCTCACATTCATGACTTCATTAAGAAGTTCTGA
- the LOC129884657 gene encoding uncharacterized protein LOC129884657 translates to MQTQSLSLPSSNPFLELINMKFILFLALSLFLQGALGELICEELPVEMCALSIASDGKRCVLESRPSDEGNFEVECQTSEAFASNKMLQEYIERDECVGACGVDRQSLGLSSDSLLDSKFIAKLCSHDCYNNCPNIVDLYSNVASAEGLSLPEMCSSQKSRPRRGMSQSASLSSGAAAPVVSGGSSTGPVSSADPPFGSDPVPDAAAPSVGSNDPIPDAAAPVGSDDPVPDAAAPSVGSDDPISDAAPSPSQY, encoded by the exons ATGCAAACACAATCACTATCTCTTCCTTCATCAAATCCTTTTTTGGAATTAATCAATATGAAGTTCATACTCTTCCTTGCTTTATCCCTCTTCCTCCAAGGAGCTCTTG GTGAGTTGATATGCGAGGAATTACCAGTGGAAATGTGTGCGCTTTCCATTGCGTCGGATGGAAAGAGGTGTGTGCTGGAGAGTCGGCCGTCTGATGAAGGAAATTTTGAAGTTGAGTGCCAGACTTCAGAAGCGTTTGCAAGTAATAAAATGTTGCAggaatatatagagagagatgaATGTGTTGGTGCATGTGGAGTTGATAGGCAATCTCTTGGCCTCTCTTCAGACTCCCTTCTTGATTCTAAATTCATTGCCAAACTCTGTTCACATGACTGTTACAACAATTGCCCCAACATTGTTGATCTTTATTCCAATGTCGCTTCTGCTGAAG GATTATCTTTGCCGGAAATGTGCTCGTCTCAGAAAAGTCGTCCACGCCGTGGAATGTCTCAGTCGGCGTCCCTAAGTTCAGGTGCTGCTGCTCCGGTCGTTTCTGGCGGCAGTTCTACTGGTCCAGTTTCTTCCGCAGATCCTCCATTCGGCAGTGATCCAGTTCCTGATGCAGCTGCTCCTTCCGTCGGCAGTAACGATCCAATTCCTGATGCAGCTGCTCCAGTCGGCAGTGACGATCCAGTTCCTGACGCAGCTGCTCCTTCCGTCGGCAGTGACGATCCAATTTCTGATGCAGctccttctccttctcaatATTAA
- the LOC129886130 gene encoding uncharacterized protein LOC129886130: protein MAASSSSSASESSSSSAHRDRKRHRRYRKDKDKDSLKVRKKSRSRTKRRRSRHSSSDSYSSSSSSEDYSSSGSEREAVNSSKRHIQKDRATKKKDKEKGKIHRQKRRKHKIKEKQQVESSGPVQLSKFLGRDKDDGVRRSAVSGKKILLKLDKTKEDKEAESKRNELLKFLNASYD from the exons ATGGCCGCCTCTTCGTCCTCATCGGCATCGGAGTCTTCATCGTCTTCTGCTCACCGTGACCGTAAGCGTCATCGGCGCTACCGAAAAGACAAAGATAAGGACTCTCTCAAGGTTCGCAAGAAGAGTCGCTCTCGCACCAAACGTCGCCGTAGCCGTCATTCATCGTCCGACAGCtattcttcttcctcatcatcCGAAGATTACAG TTCTTCAGGCAGTGAACGTGAAGCAGTCAACAGCTCAAAAAGACACATACAGAAAGATAGAGCCACAAAG AAGAAGGATAAAGAGAAAGGGAAAATTCACCGGCAAAAACGTCGTAAGCATAAAATTAAAGAG AAGCAGCAGGTGGAAAGTAGTGGCCCTGTGCAGCTCTCTAAG TTTTTGGGGCGTGACAAGGATGATGGAGTCCGTCGGAGTGCTGTCTCTGGAAAAAAG ATTCTCTTGAAGCTAGACAAGACAAAGGAGGATAAGGAAGCAGAGAGTAAAAGAAATGAATTACTCAAATTCCTGAATGCAAGTTATGATTGA